Below is a window of Clavibacter michiganensis subsp. tessellarius DNA.
GATGGTGGACATGGTCTTGCCGACCCCGCCCTTGCCGTTGACGACCGCGACGGTGCGGGGGCCGGGCCAGTGCTGGCTGACGAGGCGGGTCCACTCGCGCTCGCGGCGCTCGGCCTCGGACGGCGACATGCGGATCCCGAGCCGCGTGAGGGTGCCGCGCATGCCCTGCGTGGCCGGCTCCTCCACCTCCTCGCGCGTGAGGAAGGACTGGCGGGCGGCGCGGCGGGTGAGCGGCGGATCCGCGGGGGCGGCGGGGGCGGGCGCGGAGGCGGATCCCACGGCGGGCGGCGCGGCAGGGGCGAGCGCGTGCGCGCCCGAGGCGACGGACGCGGACGCGGACGCCGTGACGGGCGGCGCCGCGGCGACCGACGACGCGGCCACCGGAGCGGCGGCGGATCCCGCGGGCACGGCGGCGCCGACCGGCGCCGGCTCCCCCGCCGGCTCCGCGATCGCGTCCGTGCGGTCGAGCTCGCTGAGCGCCTCGATCGTCCCGTCGGGCCCGACCGCGAGGGCCTGCGACCCGTAGCGGTCGCGCGTCGTGAGCCGGACCGCCCGCTGCATCTGCTCCGCGGTGCCGCGCACGCTGAGGAGGATGCCGCGCCGGATCTCGTCCTCCTCCGCCTCCGCGAACGGCGTCGCGACGCCGTTGACGGTGAGGACCCCGGTGGCCCTGCCGCCGGCGGTGGGCGTGATGATGGCGTCGATGCGGGGGAACGCGGGGACGGGCGGGGCGTCGGTCATCTGCGGCTCTCGTGAGGGGGGCGTCGTGCGGATCGTGCGTGCGGGACGCCGCCCGCCCATGTGGAGAGGAGCCGCGCGGACGCGGCGGGGTCGGCCAGGGTCGATGGCGGCGAGACAGTCTCGTGGAAAATGCGAGCAGGAGCAAGCACTTGCGCCCGCGCAAGCACTTTGACAGCATCACCCCTGCACCGTCCTGTCGACATCCCCCACCCGGTGGATCACGCGTGAGGCGAGCACGAGACCCGGCGGGTGGGATGGGCGAGGCATGAGCGACAGCGGCAATCCGTGGGTCATCGGCGCGCCCGCCGCGACCGAGCCCGCCCCCGCCGCCGAGGCCCCGCCGCTCACGCGACGCGAGCGCCTCCGCGGTCCCCGCGCCCCGCAGCCCGCCACCGTCGCCGCCCCCGCGACCTCCGACCGGCTGCCCGTGCGAGCCCAGGCCGCGCCCGCCGCGCTGTGGTGGGTCGGCGCCCACGGCGGCGCCGGGGAGACGACGCTCGCGCGCCTCGCCGCCGGATCCCGCGCCGCCGGCCACGCCTGGCCCGCCCCTGCCGCCGGATCCCCCGCCTCCCGCGTGGTCGTGGTCGCCCGCACCGACCACTCCGGCCTCCTCGCGGCGCAGCGCGTCGCCCGCGAGTGGGCATCGGGCCAGGTCGCCGGCCTCGTCGAGCTGGTCGGCCTCGTGCTCGTGGCGGATGCGCCCGGCCGCCGCCCCAAGGAGCTCCGCCAGCTCGAGCAGCTCGTCGCCGGCGGCTACCCGCGCTCGTGGACCCTGCCGTGGATCGACGCGTGGCGCCTCGGCCCCGCGGATCCCGCCGACATGGGCCGCGAGCACCAGCGGCTCCTCGCCGACCTGCAGCTCACCGCCTCCCCCCGCTAGCCCCCCCCTTCCACGAGAGGTCCCCCGCATGTCCCCCACGCTCCTCGCGCTCGACGCCGTCCACCAGGCGTCCGCGCACCTCCACCACGCCATGGACGCCGTCGCCATTGACGTGCCCAACGGCGACGCCCAGGCCCCCGCCGACTGGACCGAGAAGTTCGGCCGCATCATCGGCATCGCCAAGTGGGTGCTCCTCCCCCTCGCGGTGCTCTCGCTCATCGCCACCGGCGCGATGCTCTTCCGCAACAACCGGCACGAGGGCGGCGAGATCCAGGAGCGCCTCATCAAGATCGGCTTCGGCCTCTTCCTCGGGCTGGGCGCCGCGTCGCTCGTGAGCTTCGTCATCGCGTAGCGACCTCCCGCTTCCCCGCCCGCACCGCCCGCTCCCCCGAGAGGATCCTCATGAGCACCCCCGCCACGCCCTTCCACAAGCGCCCGCTCTGGATCGCCATCGCGGCCTTCCTCGCCCTCGTCCTCGTGGGCGGCGGCATCGCGGCGGCGACGGGCGCGTTCTCGGGCGGCGGGACGCCCGTGGCGGCGCCGACGAGCGACACCACGTCAGCTTCGGAGGCTGCCCCTTCGCCGAGCGCGTCGACGCTCCCCGATGGCGCCGCCTCGGTGTGCGGCCTTCCGGGGTACGAGGAGACGAGCTCGCTCGACACCGCCCCTACGGCACGGTGGGAGATCATCGGGACGATGGCCGCCCCTCGGGACACGACCGCGACCGGACCGGGGAAGACCGAAGACGACGGTAGATTCACGACCTGCTTCGCGCACACGGCGGCCGGTGCCCTCTTCGCGAGCATCAACTTCACGGCCGTGAGCACGGACGCCCGCAACTTCCCGCGCCTGTACGAGCTGCTCGCGGACGGGGCCGCGAAGGACCAGGCGAAGGCCGCAGGTCCGACCGCCAAGTCACAGGGCACTGCAAGCGGTTCTCGTGCGCAGGTGTCCGGGTTCAAGATCGACCGGTATTCAGGGGACGAGGCCACGGTCGACCTCGCGCTCTCCTACTCGGGCAATGATCCTCAGCTGATCAGCATGCCGGTGGTCGTCCGATGGGAGCAGGGCGATTGGAAGGTCGTCTTCGCGCAGGACGGTCCACCCATCAAGCCGTCCGCGCTGACGAGCCTCGGGGGCTACATCCCGTTCTCGGGGGTCTGATCGCGGATGGCAGCGAACTGCGGAGCGATATCCGACTGGGTGTTCAACGGTGGTGAGTGCACCAAGCAGTCGGTGTCCGACGTGGTCGTGAGCGCGGCCGGAGACACTCTCCGACAGCTCGTGCACGATGCGGTCGAGGCATACGGCCGCGTCATCGCCTCGCTCGGCACGATGTGGGTGCACGTGCCGAGCCCGCAGTTCTCGAAAGGCGACTCCTCGACCGTCGGCTACACGCCGAACTCGACCGTCACGAGCGACTTCGACACGCTGCTCGGGTACATCGCGTGGATCGGGCTCATCGTGGCCGTCCTCTCGATCATCGGATTCGCGATGCTCTACATGCGCGCCCGGTCGGAGGACACCGGGATGGACAGCCTGGGCCGGCTCGGCGTCGTGCTCGCGGGTGTCTTCCTGATCACCAGCGCCTCCTCGCTCGTCGCGTGGGTCATCCCGAACTCCGCTCCGGACGGGTCGAGCTCGACCGTGGGGTTCCTGCAGAACTCGACCTGGTACATCGTGCTCGCCATGGCGGTGGGATCCGTCGTGCTCGCCGGGATCCGCCTCGCGTGGACGCAGCGCACGCAGCCGATCGGCGAGCTGGTCCGCTCGCTGGTCACGCTCGTGATGGTCTCGACCATCGGGCTCACGGTGATCCAGCTCGCGGTCCAGATCGGCGACGTCTTCTCGGTCGGCGTGCTCAACGCCGCCACGAACTGCGACGTCAGCGTCGTCGAGGGCAACTGCTTCGGCCGCAACATCGGGGCGCTCATCTTCCTCACGGACCAGTCGCCGCTCGGCGCCATCGGGATCCTCATCCTCGCGCTCATCGCCGTCCTGATCACGTACGTGCAGATCGCGATGATGGTGGTCCGCTCCGCGATGCTCGTGCTGCTCGCGGGGATCCTGCCGCTCACCGCCAGCTTCACGAACACGCCCACCGGGAACCAGTGGTTCCGCAAGTCGCTCGGGTGGCTCACCGCGTTCATCCTCTACAAGCCCGCAGCCGCCCTCGTCTACGCCGCCGCGTTCCGGCTCATCGGCACCGACCTGTTCGCCAAGGACGACCAGGGGCCATGGTCGATCCTCACCGGCATGGCGCTCATGCTCATCGCGCTCGTCGCGCTGCCCGCGCTGATGCGGTTCATCGCGCCGATGGTCGCGCCGGCCGGCGGGGTGTCGGGCGCTGCGGTCGCGGGCGCCGTGATGGGCGGGGCCGGCGAGGCCGCCTCCGGGGCGATCAAGCAGGCCGGATCCATGGCGAGCCGCTCGAACAGCGGAGGTGGAGGAGGCGGCGGCGGCGCTGGCGGCGGACCCTCCGGTGCCGCCAACGCGAGCGCCGGCGCACGCAGCGGCACCGCCGCCAAGGGCGCGGCCGCCGGGGCCAAGGCCGGCGCCGGCGCGAGCGGCGCGGCGGCGGGCGGAGCGGCCGGCGGAGCTGCTGCCGCGGGCGCCGCGGTCGCCGGACCCGTCGGGCTCGCCGCGCTCGGCGTCGCGAAGCTCGCCGAGGGCGCCAAGAAGGCCGCGCACGCCACCAAGGGCGCCGTCGAGGACGCCGCGGGAGAGGGCCCCTCGGGGGCCAGGTAGGGACACGGATCCATGAGCGCCATCGAGGGCCGCGCCACCGCGCGCACGTACGGCAACTGGCGGAAGCCGCGCACCCGCGGCGTCGGCGGGCTCGGCATGTTCCCGACGATGTTCGGGTTCGCCGGGGCCGTGATGGTCATCATCGTCGCCACCAACAAGGGACTCGTCGCCGGGGTGATCACGGCGGCGGTGTTCGCCGGCGTGCTCGCCGCGGTCGCGGTCAAGGACAAGCACGGGGAGTCGGGGATGATCCGGATCATGAACCGCGCGGGCTGGCTGTTCGCCCGCAACCGCGGCGCGCACCTCTACCGCTCGGGGCCGCTGGGCTTCGCGGAGTGGGGCACGGCGCAGCTGCCGGGCCTCGCCGCGGGATCCCGCCTCACCGAGTGGAAGGACTCCTACGGGCGGCCGTTCGCGCTCATCGAGGTGCCGTCGACGAACGACTTCACCGTCGTGCTGGGGGCGGAGCCCGACGGATCCGCGCTCGTGGACCAGGAGCAGGTCGACATCTGGGTGGCCGAGTGGGGCTCCTGGCTCGAGGCGCTCGCCGACGAGCCCGGCCTCGTCGCCGCGTCCGTCACGCTCGAGACCGCGCCGGACACCGGCACGCGGCTCGCCTCCGAGGTGCTCGGCCGCATCGACGACCGCGGATCCGAGTTCTCCAAGAGCGTGCTGCGGAAGATCGTGGCCACCTACCCGGCGGGCGCCGCGACCATCAAGGCGTACGTCGCCATCACCTTCGCGGGCGCCGCGCGCTCCGGCGCCGCCCGCCGCAGCCCCGAGGAGATGGGCCGCGAGCTCGCCTACCGGCTGCCCGGCCTCACCTCCGGCCTCTCCTCCACGGGCGCGGGAGCCGCCCGGCCGCTCACGGCGCAGGACCTGTGCGAGGTGGTGCGGATCGCCTACGACCCCGCCGCCGCGATCCTCATCGACCAGGCCAACTCCGCCGGCCAGGCCACCGAGCTGTACTGGCCGGAGGTCGGGCCGACCGCGCACCAGGCCGCGTGGGACTCCTACCGGCACGACTCGGCGCTCTCCGTGTCGTGGATGATGTCGCAGGCGCCGCGCGGGAACGTGGGCGAGTCGATCCTGTCCCGCCTGCTCGCGCCGCACCGGCACATCGCCCGCAAGCGCGTCACGATGCTCTACCGCCCCATCGACCCGGCGCGCGCCGCCGCCATCGTCGAGGCCGACAAGCGCGACGCCGAGTTCCTCGTCGGCTCGACGAAGAACCCCACCGGCCGGTCGCGCAAGGACGTGATCGCGGCCTTCGCCAACGAGTCGGAGGAGTCGGGCGGCGCGGGGCTCGTCAACTTCGGGATGGTCGTGACGGCCACGGTGCAGGATCCGGCCACCATCGAGGACGCGCGCGCCGCCGTCGACAGCCTCTCCGCGCAGGCCCGCATCCGCCTGCGCCTGGTGCACGGCTCGCAGGACTCCGCGTTCGCCGCGGGCCTGCCGCTCGGCCTGGTGCTGCCGCGGCACCTGGCCATCCCGCACGACATCCGGGACCAGCTGTGATCCGCCGCCCGCGCGGGCCGCGGCGCACCGCATCCGGCGGCGGCGCCGCGGCAGCAGCCCGCCCGGCCGCGTCCCCGGTCGCCGCCCGCCACGAGAGGAGTCGCCGTGCCCGCGCTTGACCAGGGATCCCGCAAGGTCGCCACCCGCCGCACCCGGAAGCTCGCCGCCGAGGCGGCCCGCGCGGCGTCCGAGGCCGAGGCCCGTCCCGAGGCGCCGCGGCCGACCCGGGCGGAGCGCCGCGCCCTCCGCACCGCCGCCCGCTCGCACCGCCGCCCGTCCCCGCGCGGCTGGCTCGGCCGCGCCCGCGGCGAGACCGTGCTCGTGCAGCCCGCCCCGGAATGGCGCGGCACGACCGTGCAGGTGTGCGGCCTGTGGCCGTACGCCGTGGGATCCAGCAGCCCCATCAGCGGCGTGCCGCTCGGCCTGCACCTCGACACGGGCGCGACCGTGTGCGCCGACCCGATCTCGTGGTTCCAGTCCGGGATCATCTCGAACCCGTCGATCTTCGCCCTCGGCCTGCCCGGCCTCGGCAAGTCCACCCTCATCCGCCGCATGTGCGTGGGCGGCGACGGCATGGGCTACCTGCCGCTCGTGCTCGGCGACCTCAAGCCCGACTACGTCGACATGGTGCACGCGCTCGACGGCCAGGTCATCACGCTCGGGCGCGGCCGCGGGCACCTCAACGTGCTGGATCCGGGCGGCGCGATCGAGGCGGCCGAGCAGCTGCGGGCCGCCGGCTTCGAGCAGGAGCGCCAGCGCCTCATCGCCGACGCGCACGGGCGCCGCAACACGATGGTCTCGGCGCTGCTGACGATCCTCCGGAAGCAGGCGCCCGACGACGTGGAGGAGTCGATCATCGACGCCGCCCTCCGCGTGCTCGACGCGGAGTTCCCGGGCGTGCCCGTGCTCGCCGACCTGCTGCGCGTGATCCAGGACGCCCACCCCGCCGTGCGCGACGTGGCCGTCGACCGCGGCGACCTCGAGCGCTACCAGGAGATCACCCGCGGGCTCGAGGCGAGCCTCATCAGCCTCACGCGGGGCGGCCGGCTCGGC
It encodes the following:
- a CDS encoding DUF6668 family protein; protein product: MSDSGNPWVIGAPAATEPAPAAEAPPLTRRERLRGPRAPQPATVAAPATSDRLPVRAQAAPAALWWVGAHGGAGETTLARLAAGSRAAGHAWPAPAAGSPASRVVVVARTDHSGLLAAQRVAREWASGQVAGLVELVGLVLVADAPGRRPKELRQLEQLVAGGYPRSWTLPWIDAWRLGPADPADMGREHQRLLADLQLTASPR
- a CDS encoding type IV secretion system protein, which codes for MAANCGAISDWVFNGGECTKQSVSDVVVSAAGDTLRQLVHDAVEAYGRVIASLGTMWVHVPSPQFSKGDSSTVGYTPNSTVTSDFDTLLGYIAWIGLIVAVLSIIGFAMLYMRARSEDTGMDSLGRLGVVLAGVFLITSASSLVAWVIPNSAPDGSSSTVGFLQNSTWYIVLAMAVGSVVLAGIRLAWTQRTQPIGELVRSLVTLVMVSTIGLTVIQLAVQIGDVFSVGVLNAATNCDVSVVEGNCFGRNIGALIFLTDQSPLGAIGILILALIAVLITYVQIAMMVVRSAMLVLLAGILPLTASFTNTPTGNQWFRKSLGWLTAFILYKPAAALVYAAAFRLIGTDLFAKDDQGPWSILTGMALMLIALVALPALMRFIAPMVAPAGGVSGAAVAGAVMGGAGEAASGAIKQAGSMASRSNSGGGGGGGGAGGGPSGAANASAGARSGTAAKGAAAGAKAGAGASGAAAGGAAGGAAAAGAAVAGPVGLAALGVAKLAEGAKKAAHATKGAVEDAAGEGPSGAR
- a CDS encoding type IV secretory system conjugative DNA transfer family protein, with product MPALDQGSRKVATRRTRKLAAEAARAASEAEARPEAPRPTRAERRALRTAARSHRRPSPRGWLGRARGETVLVQPAPEWRGTTVQVCGLWPYAVGSSSPISGVPLGLHLDTGATVCADPISWFQSGIISNPSIFALGLPGLGKSTLIRRMCVGGDGMGYLPLVLGDLKPDYVDMVHALDGQVITLGRGRGHLNVLDPGGAIEAAEQLRAAGFEQERQRLIADAHGRRNTMVSALLTILRKQAPDDVEESIIDAALRVLDAEFPGVPVLADLLRVIQDAHPAVRDVAVDRGDLERYQEITRGLEASLISLTRGGRLGEIFAQQTDVAMRHDRPVVYDVSSIDESDTDLQAAVLLACWSQGFGTVNVATALADAGLQPRRHYLIVMDELWRALRVGKGIVDRIDSLTRLNRQRGVGLAMITHTMSDLLALADEQDRMKARGFVERAGMVVAGGLPRAEMSMLTQAVALSRSEQDLVMSWQNPPGWSPDQEPPGRGRFLIKVGGHPGIPVHVELTEEERHINDTNKAWHATESFPEPDETSGRPPEQAGPVDPPAAAAGFAPDLEPAEVGAA
- a CDS encoding MinD/ParA family ATP-binding protein, whose translation is MTDAPPVPAFPRIDAIITPTAGGRATGVLTVNGVATPFAEAEEDEIRRGILLSVRGTAEQMQRAVRLTTRDRYGSQALAVGPDGTIEALSELDRTDAIAEPAGEPAPVGAAVPAGSAAAPVAASSVAAAPPVTASASASVASGAHALAPAAPPAVGSASAPAPAAPADPPLTRRAARQSFLTREEVEEPATQGMRGTLTRLGIRMSPSEAERREREWTRLVSQHWPGPRTVAVVNGKGGVGKTMSTICLASVFARHGGAGVLAWDNNQTRGTLGWSTEQGPHDASILDLLPQVDRLLGTGAQSADLAHFVHHQTRDRYDVLRSKPEVLATQQRFDDTTVDLIHAVAAKFYRLVLIDSGNDETDPMWLRAIERADQIVVPTIGEAKAAESAALLIEGLAERGGHFADLAERAVVVVSAHKHDLAPAELAKISDGFAPLARDVVTVPYDPALGADVLNYGALRASTQRAWLRAGAAVARGL
- a CDS encoding SCO6880 family protein, with the translated sequence MSAIEGRATARTYGNWRKPRTRGVGGLGMFPTMFGFAGAVMVIIVATNKGLVAGVITAAVFAGVLAAVAVKDKHGESGMIRIMNRAGWLFARNRGAHLYRSGPLGFAEWGTAQLPGLAAGSRLTEWKDSYGRPFALIEVPSTNDFTVVLGAEPDGSALVDQEQVDIWVAEWGSWLEALADEPGLVAASVTLETAPDTGTRLASEVLGRIDDRGSEFSKSVLRKIVATYPAGAATIKAYVAITFAGAARSGAARRSPEEMGRELAYRLPGLTSGLSSTGAGAARPLTAQDLCEVVRIAYDPAAAILIDQANSAGQATELYWPEVGPTAHQAAWDSYRHDSALSVSWMMSQAPRGNVGESILSRLLAPHRHIARKRVTMLYRPIDPARAAAIVEADKRDAEFLVGSTKNPTGRSRKDVIAAFANESEESGGAGLVNFGMVVTATVQDPATIEDARAAVDSLSAQARIRLRLVHGSQDSAFAAGLPLGLVLPRHLAIPHDIRDQL